A genomic stretch from Helianthus annuus cultivar XRQ/B chromosome 1, HanXRQr2.0-SUNRISE, whole genome shotgun sequence includes:
- the LOC118482137 gene encoding vacuolar-sorting receptor 1-like, translating into MTMGKLRFIICVWFLFMCESCLCNFVVENYSLKVSSPENLKGTYECAVSSFDVPQHGGTLTGVVVYPKVNQKACNSFANEFSFKTKTHAGSLPVFLLADRGDCSFIRKARNAQNAGAAGILVANDNEFLTSMHFPEVVDGYNMVNLTIPSALINRSLGDSIKKALYKGEFVRVNLEWTETFTHQEADTLEIVDVCESDYCDDQIQEHESDVYWPSHFMWRSMIMSSPLWGFRMMIMESWFDFLLENRIMESVLKMYKL; encoded by the exons ATGACAATGGGGAAGCTAAGGTTTATTATTTGTGTTTGGTTTCTCTTCATGTGTGAATCTTGTTTGTGCAATTTTGTAGTGGAAAACTACAGTTTGAAGGTATCTTCACCTGAGAATCTAAAAGGTACATATGAATGTGCGGTTAGTAGTTTTGATGTTCCTCAACACGGAGGAACGTTAACGGGTGTTGTTGTTTATCCAAAGGTTAATCAAAAAGCTTGCAACAGTTTCGCTAATGAATTCTCGTTCAAAACCAAGACTCATGCAGGCAGCCTTCCGGTTTTTCTTCTTGCCGATCGAGGAG ATTGTTCCTTTATTCGTAAGGCACGAAATGCGCAAAATGCAGGAGCTGCAGGTATTCTTGTTGCAAATGATAATGAGTTCTTGACCTCCATGCATTTTCCTGAAGTAGTAGACGGTTATAATATGGTAAACCTGACCATCCCTTCGGCGCTCATTAACAGATCTCTTGGCGATTCGATAAAGAAAGCCTTATATAAAGGCGAGTTTGTACgtgtgaatcttgaatggacaGAAACTTTCACTCATCAAGAAGCAGACACGCTTGAAATAGTTGATGTGTGTGAGTCAGATTATTGTGATGATCAAATACAAGAGCATGAATCGGATGTTTATTGGCCATCACATTTTATGTGGCGATCGATGATCATGTCCAGCCCATTATGGGGATTTCGGATGATGATTATGGAGAGTTGGTTTGATTTTTTATTGGAAAATAGGATCATGGAAAGTGTCTTGAAAATGTATAAACTTTAA
- the LOC118481183 gene encoding uncharacterized protein LOC118481183 has product MKRNLVVHKLIAKTKGPLTPYATKALDEIKQEAAEYTVIFNSISKYQVNGPRDNKVVNLVEKSCTCRRWDLTGIPCKHAVACIWNLALHGKDDGVLEKWVDKAYWMQTWKDVYSHVIDPVDGQDLWTPSTCPTKLLPPKHHKQIGRPKKKRKKSAVEVTELTQQMESSGKMSRKGETVECSKCKRRGHNRRSCKGTDVE; this is encoded by the coding sequence ATGAAGAGGAATCTTGTTGTACACAAGCTGATTGCAAAGACCAAAGGTCCTCTAACCCCCTATGCAACTAAAGCCCTAGACGAGATCAAACAAGAAGCTGCTGAGTACACTGTTATCTTTAACTCTATCtccaagtatcaagttaatgggCCAAGAGACAACAAAGTAGTGAACTTGGTGGAGAAAAGTTGCACCTGCAGAAGATGGGACTTGACTGGCATCCCTTGCAAGCATGCAGTTGCTTGTATATGGAACTTGGCCCTACATGGCAAGGATGATGGTGTATTGGAGAAGTGGGTTGATAAAGCATACTGGATGCAGACTTGGAAGGATGTGTATTCCCATGTAATTGATCCAGTAGATGGTCAAGACTTATGGACACCTTCCACATGCCCTACTAAGCTGCTTCCACCAAAGCACCACAAGCAAATAGGCAGGccaaaaaagaaaaggaagaaatctGCTGTGGAAGTCACTGAGTTGACTCAACAGATGGAATCCAGTGGCAAGATGTCAAGAAAGGGTGAAACTGTGGAATGCAGCAAGTGTAAAAGGAGGGGCCATAACAGGAGGAGTTGCAAGGGGACTGATGTTGAATAG